ATTCCTGTAAAGCGAGATGGCGAATTTGCCGGGGTTCTGGATGAAAGTCATTTATTCCGATTAATGGTTGGAGATAATTTAACGACTAATAAATTAATTGAAGATGTCATGCTTCCTGCTTTGCCAGAAGTAAGTGGCGATGATTCGATTAAGAAAGTGACCAAATACCTTAACCATGGTAATAAGGCTGTATTAGTGAAGCTGGACGATGGTTCTTATCATATCATTACCCAGCAGGATATTATTACACATATGTAAACGAACAGGGGCTGAAATTCAACTTCAGCCCCTGTTTATTTCGGACTTAATAATGTATAACATTCTTTAGCAATTTCAAGTTCTTCATTAGTAGGGATAATCAATATTTTTACTCTTGAATCTGATTGGTTAATTTCCCGAATTCCCTTAACACGTTGCTTATTCTTTTCTTCATCTATTTGAATTCCTAAGTAATCAAGGTTTTCCGATGCCATTTTTCGAATCAAGGCATCATTTTCTCCAACTCCAGCGGTAAACACGATTGCATCCAACCCGTTTAGAACAGCCGTAAACATACCAATGTATTTCTGTATCCGATAAGCATACATTTCATAAGCAATCTTTGCATCATGGCTGCCTTTTTCCAGTTCTAGCGTGATATCTCGCATGTCACTAAAACCAGTTAAGCCTATCATGCCGCTTTTTTTGTTCAGTATGGTGTTTACCTGGTCTAAATCATATCCAAGCTGGTTAACCAAATGAAATATTACAGATTGGTCAATGTCTCCGCAACGAGTTCCCATTATTAAGCCATTCATTGGGCCTAATCCCATTGATGTGTCAATGCATTTGCCGGCATTTATTGCGGTCATACTACAACCATTCCCCAAATGAATGGTAATTATTTTAGCGTCTTTTTTACCCAAATAGATAGCTGCCTGTTCGGAAACATATTTATGACTGGTGCCATGAAATCCATAAGCTCTAATTCCGTAATTAAGATAAAACTCATTAGGGATTGCAATGCGATAGGCTTTTTCTGACATGGTTTGATGAAAAGCTGTATCAAAAACGGCAACCTGCTGTGCACTGGTAAATATTTTTTCAGCTACTTCAATACCAACATAATTTGCAGGATTATGTAAAGGTGCCAACGGGAAAAGCTTTTTTATCTGCTCCTTTACAGCGGGAGTAATAGCTGTTGTTACAGCAAATTGTTCTCCACCATGCACTACCCGGTGTCCAACAGCCTCAATTTCTT
Above is a window of Solitalea lacus DNA encoding:
- a CDS encoding acetate/propionate family kinase, which codes for MKVFVINSGSSSIKYQLFEMPSAKTICSGLVERIGLNNSVITHKIFTQGTDEIVKENLDLNDHAEGLKEVKALLTDPDYGVIQNPEEIEAVGHRVVHGGEQFAVTTAITPAVKEQIKKLFPLAPLHNPANYVGIEVAEKIFTSAQQVAVFDTAFHQTMSEKAYRIAIPNEFYLNYGIRAYGFHGTSHKYVSEQAAIYLGKKDAKIITIHLGNGCSMTAINAGKCIDTSMGLGPMNGLIMGTRCGDIDQSVIFHLVNQLGYDLDQVNTILNKKSGMIGLTGFSDMRDITLELEKGSHDAKIAYEMYAYRIQKYIGMFTAVLNGLDAIVFTAGVGENDALIRKMASENLDYLGIQIDEEKNKQRVKGIREINQSDSRVKILIIPTNEELEIAKECYTLLSPK